One Labrys wisconsinensis genomic window, CTATACCGGCCTCGACGTCTGCACCCCCAAGACCGCCGACACCTGCATCGGCGGCGGCAGCTGACACTCGACACGCCGCGGCCGAAAACACAGGCCGCGGCGCCCTCCCCCAGGCGCATGTCCGGAGAGGGTCGATAGACCGGCCTCCGATCAAGGAACAGCAGAGTGAGCACGACAAGCCTTTCAGGGCGGCGCATCCGTCTCGGCATGGTCGGCGGCGGCGAGGGCGCCTATATCGGCGGCATCCATCGCTACGCCGCCCGCCTCGACGACCAGTATGAGCTGGTCGCCGGCGCCTTCGACGTCGATCCCGCGCGCGGCCACGCCTTCGCGGCCCGCAGCTTCGTCGCGCCGGACCGGTCCTATGGCGACTACCGGCAGATGGTCGCGGCCGAGGCCGAGCGGGCGGACCGCATCGACGTCGTCGCCATCTGCACGCCGAACCATACGCATTTCCCGATCGCCAGCGCCTTCCTGGAGGCCGGCTTCGACGTGATCTGCGAGAAGCCGATGACCACCACGCTCGCCGATGCCGTCGCCCTGCACGAGCTCGCGGGGACGACCGGCCGCTTCCTCGGCGTGACCTACACCTATTGCGGCTATCCCATGATCCACGAGGCCCGCGCCATGGTCGCCGCCGGCCGGATCGGCCGGGTGCGGGTCGTGCAGGTCGAATATCCCCTGGAATGGATGGCGACGGCGATCGAGGCCGAGGGCAACCAGCAGGCGGCCTGGCGCACCGATCCCAGGCGCAACGGCCGCGGCGGCAGCATCGGCGATATCGGCACCCATGCCTATCACCTCGCCGGCTTCGTCTCCGGCCTGGAGGCGGAAAGCCTGTGCGCCGACCTCGCCACCTTCGTCGAAGGCCGCGCCCTCGACGACAATGCCCATGTCATGCTGCGCTACAAGGGCGGCGCCCGCGGCCTGCTCTGGTCGTCCCAGGTGGCGATCGGCCATTCCAACGGGCTGCGCCTCAGGATCGCCGGCGAGGCCGGGAGCCTCGCCTGGTGGCAGGAGCAACCGAACGAATTGCAGTTCA contains:
- a CDS encoding Gfo/Idh/MocA family protein, with protein sequence MVGGGEGAYIGGIHRYAARLDDQYELVAGAFDVDPARGHAFAARSFVAPDRSYGDYRQMVAAEAERADRIDVVAICTPNHTHFPIASAFLEAGFDVICEKPMTTTLADAVALHELAGTTGRFLGVTYTYCGYPMIHEARAMVAAGRIGRVRVVQVEYPLEWMATAIEAEGNQQAAWRTDPRRNGRGGSIGDIGTHAYHLAGFVSGLEAESLCADLATFVEGRALDDNAHVMLRYKGGARGLLWSSQVAIGHSNGLRLRIAGEAGSLAWWQEQPNELQFTPLKGRPTLIKRGSDGLSAAATVRTRTPAGHPEGYIEAFANLYAGFAEAIRARRDGRDVAAAWRDVPTSRDGLKGVAFVEAVVDSHEKAPFGWQRPAFA